The following coding sequences are from one Oscarella lobularis chromosome 19, ooOscLobu1.1, whole genome shotgun sequence window:
- the LOC136198415 gene encoding actin-like protein 6A, whose protein sequence is MSGGVYGGDEVGALVFDFGSFSTRAGYAGEDTPKVDFPSSIGILQAQSQPMETEDSLASTESGAKKYSVEAATSVPRGGIELNNFIKDGMIEDWDIFGEVVSHVYKRYFRCDAKEHPVMMSEASWNTRPKREKLTELMFEQYNVPAFFLCKQAVLTAFANGRSSGLIIDSGATQTAAVPVHDGYVLQQAIVRTPLAGDFVTAQCRTMFEEKQVEIVPSYLVASREIVKENERAKYKRKEVEVTRSFHAFKVKEAVHDFKCSICQVADGPFDETSMVNVLGTSYHFPNGYNSSFGVERFKPTEALFNATNVNLKGVHGTGLLGIPQVASTSAGMCDIDIRPGIYGGVILTGGNTLLNGFTDRLTRELTMRTPPTIKAMKVVSNNTSVERRFSSWIGGSVLASLGTFQQMWISQREYEEHGKTCVERKCP, encoded by the exons ATGAGTGGCGGCGTTTACGGCGGCG ACGAAGTCGGAGCGTTGGTGTTCGATTTCGGCTCCTTTTCCACGCGAGCGGGCTACGCAGGCGAAGACACGCCAAAG GTCGAtttcccgtcgtcgatcgGAATACTCCAAGCCCAGAGTCAGCCCATGGAAACGGAAGATTCCCTTG CGTCTACGGAATCCGGCGCCAAAAAATATTCGGtggaagcggcgacgtccgTTCCCCGTGGTGGAATcgaattaaataatttcatTAAAGACGGGATGA TCGAAGACTGGGACATCTTTGGGGAAGTGGTGAGTCACGTGTACAAGCGTTATTTTCGCTGCGACGCAAAGGAACATCCGGTTATGATGTCAGAGGCATCG TGGAATACGAGGCCAAAGCGCGAGAAACTCACTGAGCTCATGTTTGAGCAATATAACGTACCCGCGTTCTTTCTATGCAAACAAGCCGTTTTAACAGC ATTTGCTAATGGACGCTCGTCCGGTCTGATTATCGATTCTGGGGCGACTCAAACCGCCGCAGTTCCCGTACACGATGGATACGTCTTGCAACAAG CTATTGTTCGGACTCCTCTCGCTGGAGACTTTGTCACAGCTCAGTgcag GACGATGTTTGAGGAGAAACAAGTGGAGATTGTTCCGTCGTATTTAGTTGCTTCTAGG GAAATTGTCAAGGAGAACGAACGGGCAAAGTATAAGCGTAAAGAGGTAGAAGTAACGCGATCATTTCACGCATTCAAAGTCAAA GAGGCTGTCCATGATTTTAAATGTTCCATATGTCAAGTAGCCGATGGTCCATTTGACGAAAC GAGTATGGTAAACGTACTTGGCACTTCCTATCACTTTCCAAACGGCTACAATtcgtcgttcggcgtcgaacgATTCAAGCCCACTGAGGCGTTGTtcaacgcgacgaacgtcaaTCTCAAA GGTGTCCATGGCACTGGGCTCCTTGGAATTCCCCAAGTAGCATCAACAAGCGCTGGAATGTGCGATATTGATATAAGACCA GGTATTTACGGTGGGGTCATTCTCACGGGAGGGAATACGCTATTGAACGGGTTTACTGATCGTCTTACGAGGGAACTTACAATGAGAACGCCTCCA ACCATAAAAGCCATGAAAGTCGTTTCAAATAATACGTCTGTTGAACGGCGATTTAGTTCGTGGATTGGAGGCTCCGTTTTAGCGTCATTG GGAACGTTTCAGCAGATGTGGATTTCGCAGCGAGAATATGAAGAACATGGGAAAACGTGCGTCGAACGAAAGTGCCCATAA
- the LOC136198410 gene encoding uncharacterized protein, producing the protein MLSGGAESAALVGSIAGVIVIIALILIVFLCAGHDRKKGRRRVSQSSLPEDYYGLEQYGEYRPSDRISDKSSSAQTDRSKSKRNWFEEDDNNNESGSVDGLIQSELSFGRSSAGERQGHVAKIAAETSRIMAQTGATPSMARQLSSDRLADVDDSPGSRIPNLDDISEIRYPVEHLVSIPFESKQDLSAAELFQKVRDLGNRGKLWTQEMMLNITGRDILLRDAETNDHVGVYSLGSVTWCECIEGQEHFDSVLIFVTQNVADKFAQAQIFQCEDNPSVAIRDDVITAVKRFILAQTLTEEEKKKQKKHKREGRGGIFKKTNKSPSPPPPSALYSHVDKKSSPPRGEADSLANRLGFTRDEVDGPPNPPPPRSASPPVVVKPGKTRAIVEALERRNRVQQQPAAGRRRQAEQRDDDVSVISSEPAVKVNEAAREVRVAKIQRDLDTLNHCLDDIEEFVGFIRAASDSYKELEERRGNKKTKKFSSGEEAFLIEKAKGPSEEEFVSAYQKLKFAINLIAKIGDNMTDPSPSGLLEGLFNLLSEMISSNGGNHVAAEVAAPLLTRKAIDTLYGKLTFDQAELWHSLGNAWNISREQWPSNRPVPYYSPVFSDGSTPNDLGDRVIVGQGRGTAYVDESDASGGDLVDDASSGSGRHAVYVPHAVLSMMAKQAKERNRRGNASSSSPTTTAVTAPSISSSSASTSPLQVKDPELERIRKELEETKRERELAEAKLALEKERRNLEKTDAALQQATDEREAEIEFAKTEHLESLGIPPMSLESESILDLVEGTQQPILVQQPDGKLVQVLNLDSSDSLFLPQQDHNILYDTDTLFMPDQKLPSPSSKIVSVKFDYLQQNESELTIHQGEKVQVLDSSGNWWRVKNIAGEKGFVPSVYLEELRSGNLPPPLPNVPPPSAPPAILNPDDLLMQLESSTAVFLDDGRLVPAPPMVPPPPPPSMPSNPKTNPIIYIQTPSGELVPKKLFLKKQAEAKLKKSRSRDSVSSTDGKKLIRRPTLIEPALSPVAESPPGSPTPEPASGAPPPPPPPPLPGQSVPPPPPPPPPLPGGAPPPPPPPPPPGGAAPPPPPPPPPPPPPMGPPPPESALRNNLLASIEGATGRLKKSSTTSNLPPPVSDDPFSSVLEALKRGPKLRKVSVDDLPRNVAGARKTGDAFQDELNERVRLRRATGDERPGVFERTKASVSLLRDSSREEVKAWLQAKNFSAACVDKLIGFTGADMYEVSRDDLKTICGFGEGVRVFAELEKEKEKHEPKAAFVGVQLKKTSKSEAVSVSAPPPPPPPAPEPIGAAKLKPVARATALPVVKEEDSEPEEDKAKPVWMRNLLKKKRKKEREEKEAAEAAAAAEAEAARLEEERKAAEEAAAKREAEEKEKAEKEKEGKSGKGKKGAARKAKGKKGAAKGRRKGKKVYSSEEEEEEKEKEEIDGDEEKEKKKKSGSDDDAESDSESSRRRRKKDRGRRKKPITDTDTSSDFARDASASEVDASSDEWAVEPKRSAKRSAAAKRMEERRKLSQQPLRKLSYDYQPPLYGPAAPTAPLYGGNAYGPPPPQPYGAPLPYGGLQHPSYGAPPYPGAAASFAPPYPVAAPELPYPTSTPWQSSAQPTFQAPMGGNQSFPPTGNPMMPSGSFPPPPPLQAHQPFHLPVSQANNQDGERITTQPIAQPLSQTSGGPEAVSPPLQPLQAPQPEVQPPPVSQAAQPPPPPVSQPSQPPPVTQAAQPPPPPPPPVSQSFQPVSQPTPPPPPVSQASGKPPTPPPAPAQPARPISPPLLPALFPPPPPPSQSNEPATSMSQPLPTSQLQLSEKDLQQIFPPPPSPPAQTFLPPPPPMSPPPPPPPPPSSEQVSGQETTIPVLFPPPPPPLLNQVKGPSSPPISRRNHPEE; encoded by the exons ATGTTATCGGGCGGCGCCG AATCGGCGGCTCTAGTGGGATCGATAGCCGGCGTAATTGTCATCATAGCTTTGATTCTTATTGTGTTTCTGTGCGCTGGTCACGATCG TAAGAAGggccgtcgacgcgtttcgcaGTCGAGCCTACCCGAGGATTATTACGGATTGGAACAATACGGGGAATACAGGCCATCCGATCGAATTTCAG acaaGAGTTCTTCAGCGCAAACC GATCGTAGCAAGTCGAAGCGCAACTGGTTCGAAGAAGATGACAATAACAATGAATCGGGATCAGTTGACGGCCTAATTCAAAGTGAATTGAGTTTTGGAAGGAGTTCAGCGGGCGAACGTCAAGGCCACGTAGCAAAAATTGCTGCAGAAACATCAAGAATT ATGGCCCAGACAGGGGCGACACCAAGCATGGCGCGTCAGCTCTCCAGCGACCGATTGGCTGACg TTGATGATTCTCCGGGTTCTCGGATACCTAATTTAGACGATATTAGCGAAATTCGGTATCCCGTTGAG CACTTGGTATCTATACCGTTTGAATCCAAGCAGGATTTATCAGCAGCCGAATTATTTCAAAAAGTCCGA GATTTGGGGAATCGTGGAAAATTGTGGACCCAAGAGATGATGCTCAACATCACAGGAAGAGACATTCTTCTAAGAGACGCAGAAACAAAC GATCACGTGGGCGTCTACAGTCTCGGCAGCGTCACGTGGTGCGAGTGCATCGAAGGCCAAGAACACTTCGACAGCGTTCTCATATTCGTCACGCAAAACGTCGCGGATAAATTCGCGCAAGCGCAGATCTTCCAATGCGAAGACAATCCCTCCGTCGCTAtacgcgatgacgtcataacagCCGTCAAGCGCTTCATCCTCGCTCAGACATTaacagaagaagagaaaaagaagcagaaaaaacac AAAAGGGAAGGTCGAGGCGGTAtcttcaaaaagacgaacaaatcgccgtctccgccgccgccttcagCGCTCTATTCCCACGTCGATAAAAAGTCGAGTCCACCTCGAGGCGAAGCGGACTCGTTAGCCAATCGGCTCGGATTTACGCGCGACGAAGTGGACGGTCCGCCcaatccgccgccgccgcgttccGCTTCGCCGCCGGTTGTAGTGAAACCGGGGAAAACGCGAGCGATTGTGGAGGCGTTGGAGCGTCGGAATCGCGTTCAGCAACAGCCGGCGGCCGGGAGACGGCGCCAGGCGGAACAgagagacgatgacgttaGCGTTATTAGTTCTGAGCCCGCTGTGAAGGTGAATGAAGCGGCTAGGGAGGTCAGAGTGGCGAAGATACAGCGCGATTTG GATACTTTGAATCATTGTCTGGATGATATAGAGGAGTTTGTCGGGTTTATTCGCGCCGCTTCTGATTCCTATAAAGAATTGGAGGAACGGCGTGGgaacaagaaaacgaagaagttTAGTTCAGGCGAAG AAgcatttttaattgaaaaagcgaagggtccaagcgaagaagaattcGTTTCCGCTTACCAGAAGCTAAAATTCgcaattaatttaatt GCAAAAATAGGCGACAACATGACGGACCCTTCACCTAGTGGCCTTCTCGAAGGCCTCTTCAATTTATTGAGCGAAATGATAAGCAGCAACGGCGG CAATCATGTTGCCGCGGAAGTAGCAGCTCCTCTACTCACAAGAAAAGCGATAGATACGCTTTACGGAAAACTCACTTTTGACCAAGCAGAACTATGGCATTCACTAGGAAACGCATGGAACATCAGCCG AGAACAATGGCCCTCCAATCGTCCCGTGCCCTATTATTCGCCCGTTTTCTCCGACGGCTCCACGCCGAACGATCTCGGCGATCGCGTCATCGTCGGACAGGGTAGAGGAACGGcgtacgtcgacgaaagcgacgcgtccggcggcgatctcgtcgacgacgcttcgagCGGAAGTGGACGGCACGCCGTCTACGTTCCGCACGCCGTTTTATCGATGATGGCGAAGCAGGCGAAGGAGAGAAATCGACGTGGaaacgcttcgtcgtcgtcgccgacgacgacggcggtgacggcaccgtcgatttcttcgtcgtcggcgtcgacgtcgccgttgcagGTGAAGGATCCGGAGTTGGAGCGGATACGGAAAGAATTGGAGGAGACGAAACGGGAGCGAGAACTCGCCGAGGCGAAGTTGGCCTTGGAGAAGGAGCGACGGAATTTGGAGAAGACGGACGCGGCGTTGCAGCAAGCGACCGATGAACGAGAAGCGGAAATTGAGTTTGCGAAAACCGAG CATTTGGAATCGCTTGGGATTCCGCCCATGTCGCTGGAGTCGGAATCTATCCTTGATTTAGTAGAAGGAACCCAGCAACCCATTCTTGTTCAACAGCCGGACGGAAAGCTCGTCCAAGTCCTGAATCTCGATAGCAGTGATTCGCTCTTTTTGCCTCAACAAGACCACAACATTTTATACGACACGGACACTCTATT TATGCCAGATCAGAAGCTtccgtcaccgtcgtcgaaaattgTCAGCGTCAAATTCGACTATTTGCagcaaaacgaaagcgagctAACGATCCATCAAGGCGAGAAAGTTCag GTTTTGGATAGCAGTGGAAATTGGTGGCGAGTGAAAAACATTGCCGGCGAAAAGGGATTCGTTCCGTCCGTTTATTTAGAAGAACTTCGTTCAGGCAATCTTCCGCCTCCCCTACCCAATGTCCCACCACCAA GCGCTCCTCCAGCGATTTTAAATCCCGACGATCTTCTCATGCAACTCGAGTCTTCGACGGCTGTTTTTCTTGACGACGGTCGCCTCGTTCCGGCACCTCCTATGGtccctccgccgccgcctccgtccATGCCGTCTAATCCGAAAACGAATCCTATTATCTATATCCAAACGCCGTCGGGGGAACTCGTACCAAAGAAGCTTTTCCTCAAGAAACAAGCCGAagcgaaattgaaaaaatcgcGATCACGAGACAGC GTTTCTTCCACTGACGGCAAAAAACTCATACGACGTCCCACGTTGATCGAACCGGCACTGTCTcccgtcgccgaatcgccgCCAGGATCGCCGACACCAGAACCGGCGTCAGGAGCGCcacctccgcctccgccgccacctcTACCCGGTCAATCCGTCCCGccacctccgccgccgccgcctccactTCCGGGTGGAGctccgcccccgccgccgccgcctccaccgcCAGGCGGAGCTgctccaccgccgccgccacctccgccgccgccgccgccgcccatGGGGCCCCCACCTCCGGAATCAGCTCTCCGTAACAATCTCCTCGCCTCTATCGAAGGAGCGACGGGTCGActaaagaaatcgtcgacgacgtcgaatcttcCGCCGCCCGTTTCCGACGATCCCTTCTCATCCGTTCTCGAAGCGCTCAAACGCGGTCCGAAATTGCGTAAGgtgagcgtcgacgatttgccgcgaaacgtcgccggcgcTCGCAAAACGGGCGACGCCTTCCAAGACGAGTTAAATGAACGCGTGCGATTGCGACGAGCGACCGGCGACGAGCGTCCGGGAGTTTTCGAGCGGACGAAAGCGTccgtttcgcttcttcgcgattcgtcgcgcgaGGAGGTGAAGGCGTGGTTGCAGGCGAAGAATTTCAGCGCCGCGTGCGTCGATAAACTGATCGGTTTCACGGGCGCCGATATGTACGAAGTGTcgcgcgacgatttgaagaCGATATGCGGTTTTGGCGAAGGTGTGCGCGTCTTTGCCGAGctcgaaaaggagaaggagaaacaCGAACCGAAAGCGGCGTTTGTCGGCGTTCAATTGAAGAAGACTTCCAAGTCAGAAGCGGTGTCGGtttcggcgccgccgccgccgccgccgccggctccGGAACCGATTGGAGCTGCGAAATTGAAGCCTGTCGCTCGGGCGACTGCTTTGCCTGTGGTCAAGGAAGAGGATTCGGAGCCTGAGGAGGATAAGGCGAAGCCGGTTTGGATGAGGAATTtactgaagaagaagaggaagaaggagagggaggagaaagaagcgGCTGAggctgcggctgcggctgAGGCTGAAGCGGCGCGATTGGAAGAGGAACGAAAAgcggcggaggaagcggcggcgaagagagaagcggaggagaaagaaaaagcggagaaggagaaagaggggAAAAGTGGAAAGGGTAAGAAGGGGGCagcgcgaaaagcgaagggGAAAAAGGGCGCAGCGAAAGGCagacgaaaaggaaagaaagtctattcaagcgaagaagaagaagaggagaaggaaaaagaagaaatcgacggagacgaagagaaagaaaagaaaaagaaaagtggaTCAGACGACGATGCTGAATCGGACTCGGAAtcgagtcgtcgccgtcgaaaaaaGGATCGCGGACGCCGAAAGAAGCCGATAACCGATACCGACACGTCGTCGGATTTCGCTCGCGACGCGAGCGCTTCGGAAGTCGACGCGAGTAGCGACGAATGGGCCGTCGAACCGAAACGATCGGCGAAGCGAAGCGCCGCGGCGAAACGCATGGAGgaaagacgaaaattgaGCCAACAGCCGCTACGGAAGCTATCGTACGATTATCAGCCTCCGTTGTACGGCCCAGCGGCACCTACGGCACCTTTATACGGCGGAAATGCGTACGGTCCTCCTCCACCACAACCGTACGGAGCGCCTTTGCCTTACGGAGGTCTTCAACATCCGTCGTACGGGGCTCCTCCTTATCCTGGTGCCGCTGCTTCGTTTGCGCCGCCTTATCCCGTCGCTGCACCCGAGTTACCGTATCCTACTTCGACGCCGTGGCAGAGTTCTGCTCAGCCGACGTTTCAGGCTCCTATGGGTGGTAATCAAAGTTTTCCGCCAACGGGGAACCCCATGATGCCTTCTGGATCGtttcctccgcctcctccacTGCAGGCACACCAACCTTTTCATCTGCCTGTTTCACAAGCGAATAATCAGGACGGGGAACGTATAACGACTCAACCGATTGCGCAGCCTTTGTCTCAAACGTCAGGGGGACCTGAAGCTGTTTCTCCGCCGCTGCAACCGCTACAGGCTCCCCAGCCAGAAGTTCAGCCGCCGCCTGTTTCTCAAGCAGCTCAACCTCCACCACCGCCGGTTTCTCAGCCGTCTCAACCGCCGCCTGTTACTCAGGCAGCTCAACCTccacctccgccgccgccgccggtttCTCAGTCGTTTCAACCAGTTTCTCAACCgactcctcctccacctcctGTTTCTCAGGCATCCGGCAAGCCACCAACTCCGCCACCAGCGCCCGCGCAACCGGCACGGCCGATTTCTCCGCCACTTTTACCGGCGCTATttccaccaccaccaccaccttCACAATCAAATGAACCGGCGACGTCTATGAGCCAGCCATTGCCAACGAGTCAACTGCAACTGAGTGAGAAGGACTTGCAACAGATTTTCCCCCCACCTCCTTCTCCCCCTGCGCAAACGTTTTTGCCGCCTCCGCCACCGATGTCGcctcctccacctcctcctcctccgccatCGTCGGAGCAGGTAAGCGGACAAGAGACGACGATACCCGTTCTGTTTCCGCCTCCCCCACCTCCTCTTTTGAATCAAGTAAAGGGACCTTCTAGTCCGCccatttctcgtcgaaatcatCCCGAAGAGTAG
- the LOC136198413 gene encoding AP-1 complex subunit gamma-1-like, producing the protein MPAPTKLRDLIKAIRATKTAQDERDVVTRECAQIRTVFKEEDNEYRCRNVAKLLYIHMLGYPAHFGQLECLKLVASPRFTDKRIGYLGAMLLLDERQDVHLLVTNSLKNDLNHESQYIVGLALCTLGSICSQEMCRDVVTEVEKLLKSSNSHIKKKAALCAARMINKVPDLIDSFVPLTRSLLNEKNHGVMLSGVVLVTEVCRISPESVSHFRKQVGSLVKALKSLTLSGYSPDYDVSGISDPFLQVKILRLLRALGRGDPETSDAMNDILAQVATNTETSKNVGNSILYEVVLTIMDINSESGLRVLAVNILGRFLLNTDKNIRYVALNTLLRTAHADHNAVQRHRGTVVDCLKDPDISIRRRAMELCFALISTGNVRSLTKEILDFLDTADTEFKSYIASNLILTAEKYAPNQRWHVDTILKVLVKAGNYVDDQLVPGLIHLFAGMTSIHAYVTQQLFVVLRDDISQQSLVRIGVWCIGEYGDVLLSESSTEDEPIEVNETEVLDILEAVLKSPHSTLVTQNFALTAVMKLSARFSETNDRIKSIIEQYGESMDVELQQRSVEYSKLFTAYSHMRNGLLERMPLPEVKSVIAGSEIDENVETNDATSEQPAAPVAPQVQQMPAQAEPSLLDLLGDSEPQAPAQPQPAASQPGGDLLDILGGIGVSNPAPSVGGLSDLLGGVPQPSAAGFPPVTAFEKNGLKIVFSFEKVANNPSNIINVNTEATNALPITMTDFVFQVAVPKSFQLNIQPPSGNVVPPSGSGSVSQVIQVANPQRQPLRMRIRITYSMNGAPVTEQGEVNDFPPTLWQ; encoded by the exons ATGCCGGCGCCGACGAAGCTACGCGACCTGATAAAAGCGattcgcgcgacgaaaacagcgcaagacgaacgcgacgtcgtaaCGCGCGAATGCGCTCAAATTCGAACGGTTTTCAAGGAAGAAGACAACGAATATCGATGTCGAAACGTCGCGAAGCTTCTCTACATCCACATGCTCGGTTATCCAGCTCATTTCGGCCAG CTCGAGTGTCTAaagctcgtcgcttcgccgcGATTTACTGATAAAAGAATCGGGTATTTGGGCGCTATGCTATTGCTTGATGAGCGTCAAGACGTTCATCTACTCGTTACGAATTCCCTCAAGAA tgATTTGAATCACGAGTCGCAATATATCGTCGGTTTGGCTTTGTGTACACTTGGAAGCATTTGTTCGCAGGAAATGTGCCGGGATGTGGTGACTGAAGTCGAAAAATTGCTCAAATCTTCAAATTCTCACATCAAAAAGAAG gcgGCTTTGTGTGCCGCGCGCATGATCAATAAAGTCCCGGATTTGATCGACTCTTTTGTGCCACTCACGCGATCTTTGCTCAATGAGAAAAACCACG GTGTTATGTTATCCGGCGTCGTTTTGGTGACGGAAGTCTGTAGAATCAGCCCTGAATCCGTTTCCCATTTCAGAAAG CAAGTTGGAAGTCTTGTCAAAGCTTTGAAAAGTCTGACGTTATCCGGATACTCGCCGgattatgacgtcagcggAATCAGTGATCCTTTTCTTcag GTCAAAATTCTTCGTTTGTTGAGAGCGCTTGGACGTGGCGATCCGGAAACGAGCGACGCTATGAATGACATTTTGGCTCAa gtTGCTACTAATACTGAGACAAGCAAAAACGTGGGGAATTCCATTCTGTATGAAGTCGTCTTGACAATAATGGATATCAATTCAGAAAGTGGACTCAga GTGTTGGCAGTCAATATCCTCGGTCGTTTTTTGCTCAACACAGACAAGAACATAAG ataTGTTGCTTTGAATACTCTTCTGAGAACGGCTCACGCCGACCACAACGCCGTTCAACGTCATCGCGGAACTGTCGTTGATTGCCTGAAAGACCCGGATATTTCAATCCGAAG GAGAGCTATGGAACTTTGCTTTGCTCTTATCAGTACTGGCAATGTCCGGTCTCTCACTAAAGAAATTTTGGATTTTCTTGATACGGCTGATACGGAATTCAAGTCGTACATTGCATCCAATCTCATTCTCACCGCGGAGAA gTATGCTCCTAATCAGCGTTGGCACGTGGACACGATATTGAAAGTTCTAGTGAAA GCTGGGAATTACGTGGATGATCAACTTGTGCCCGGCCTCATTCATCTCTTTGCTGGAATGACATCTATACACGCCTACGTCACACAGCAACTATTTGTTGTCCTGAGAGACGACATAAGTCAG CAATCATTGGTGCGCATTGGAGTCTGGTGTATCGGCGAGTATGGGGACGTTTTGCTTAGCGAATCCTCGACTGAAGACGAGCCCATTGAA GTGAACGAGACGGAAGTGCTGGACATTCTCGAAGCCGTCCTAAAGAGCCCCCACTCGACATTGGTCACGCAAAACTTCGCCTTGACCGCCGTCATGAAATTGAGCGCGCGATTTTCCGAAACAAACGA TCGAATTAAAAGTATAATCGAGCAATATGGCGAAAGTATGGACGTTGAACTTCAGCAACGATCCGTGGAATACAGCAAACTATTCACCGCCTATAGCCACATGAG AAATGGTCTGCTCGAACGCATGCCTTTGCCTGAAGTGAAGAGCGTCATCGCGGGAAGTGAGATTGACGAGAACGTGGAAACGA atgatgCTACTAGTGAACAGCCAGCAGCTCCCGTAGCTCCTCAAGTTCAGCAGATGCCCGCACAGGCGGAA CCTAGTTTGCTTGATTTGCTTGGAGATTCCGAGCCTCAAGCGCCTGCACAGCCCCAGCCAGCTGCTAGTCAGCCTGGAGGAGATTTACTCGACATTCTCGGCGGAATAGGCGTATCTAATCCGG CTCCGAGTGTTGGTGGCTTGTCTGATCTCTTGGGCGGTGTTCCTCAGCCTTCGGCGg ccGGGTTTCCGCCCGTCACGGCGTTTGAAAAAAATGGgctaaaaatcgtcttctctttcgaaaAAGTCGCCAACAACCCCAGCAATATTATCAACGTCAACACGGAAGCGACCAACGCCTTGCCAATTACGATGACCGACTTTGTCTTTCAAGTAGCCGTTCCTAAG TCTTTTCAGTTGAATATTCAACCGCCCTCCGGCAATGTGGTACCCCCGTCCGGCTCCGGGAGCGTTTCCCAGGTCATTCAAGTGGCCAATCCACAAAGACAACCCCTTCGGATGCGAATACGGATAACGTATTCGATGAATGGGGCCCCAGTCACAGAACAGGGAGAAGTCAACGATTTTCCGCCGACTTTGTGGCAGTAG